One Mycolicibacterium pulveris genomic region harbors:
- a CDS encoding GntR family transcriptional regulator produces the protein MTVNPADHRYLQVARTLRKEIVDGVYPVGSQLPTEQQLCERFEVSRYTIREALRRLRDDNLVASRPRAGTLVVPRPAANSYAQDVMSIDDLLAFAAGAQLEIEFNAMVTIDDELADKTGLAAGSQWLAVRGHRRADASSTPVCVTEYYINRAFAAVGRLLQRHSGPIFPLIEDLFGVSIVEVHQEISAVAATDTLADALRMRAGTAALEMRRTYKTSDGEIAQVTINTHPSSRYRHTMTMRRIKGQAAP, from the coding sequence ATGACCGTCAACCCCGCCGACCACCGGTACCTGCAGGTGGCACGCACCCTGCGGAAGGAGATCGTCGACGGGGTGTATCCGGTGGGATCACAACTTCCCACCGAGCAGCAGCTGTGCGAGCGGTTCGAGGTCAGCCGCTACACCATCCGCGAGGCGCTGCGCAGGCTGCGCGACGACAACCTGGTCGCATCCCGGCCGCGCGCGGGCACGCTCGTGGTGCCGCGTCCCGCGGCGAATTCCTATGCCCAGGACGTGATGTCGATCGACGACCTGCTCGCGTTCGCCGCGGGTGCGCAGCTGGAGATCGAGTTCAACGCGATGGTCACCATCGACGACGAACTCGCCGACAAGACCGGGTTGGCGGCCGGCTCGCAGTGGCTCGCCGTGCGCGGGCACCGGCGGGCCGACGCGAGCAGCACCCCGGTCTGCGTGACCGAGTACTACATCAACCGCGCGTTCGCCGCGGTGGGCCGACTGCTGCAACGCCATTCCGGACCGATCTTCCCCCTGATCGAGGACCTGTTCGGGGTGAGCATCGTCGAGGTGCACCAGGAGATCTCGGCCGTCGCCGCCACCGACACCCTGGCCGACGCGCTGCGGATGCGAGCAGGCACCGCCGCTTTGGAGATGCGGCGCACGTACAAGACGTCGGACGGGGAGATCGCGCAGGTCACCATCAACACCCATCCGTCATCGCGCTACCGGCACACGATGACCATGCGCCGCATCAAGGGGCAGGCCGCCCCGTGA
- a CDS encoding aromatic ring-hydroxylating oxygenase subunit alpha, giving the protein MTDLETQVADELSEPMTIPVEAYISEEYARAERDRLWRRVWQQVGRVEELPEVGSYLTYDILDDSIIIVRTGPNEFRAHHNVCMHRGRRLVDTPEGAKNACGRARKSFVCGFHGWTYGLDGACTHIREQDDWKGALTPQNTHLVPVQVDTWGGWLFINMDPDCEPLADYLFPAAKILDPFGLEKMRYRWRKWLYFDCNWKVALEAFNETYHVFTTHPEFNKFGEFRGWAKAQGKHSNIGYDAPKDMEATKSKIRLGTGDDPRVSTAEMQMYTWEQTNATTTETLVNAAKRLVDELPEGTPPDKVLEHWLASARRDDEARGVIWPTIPADILGQAGTAWQIFPNFQIGQGLTTALCYSAKPHPSYDPNKCIFEVATFELFPKGQEPQTEWEYTPKDSPNWLSVLPQDFSNMAAVQQGMKSLGFPGTRPNPYRERSTVNLHYQLSRYMGTGEPQELSD; this is encoded by the coding sequence ATGACCGATCTGGAAACACAAGTCGCCGACGAGCTTTCCGAGCCGATGACGATTCCCGTGGAGGCCTACATATCCGAGGAGTACGCCCGCGCGGAACGCGACAGGCTATGGCGCAGGGTCTGGCAGCAGGTCGGCCGGGTCGAGGAGCTTCCCGAGGTGGGCAGCTATCTGACCTACGACATCCTCGACGACTCGATCATCATCGTGCGCACCGGGCCCAACGAGTTTCGGGCGCACCACAACGTGTGCATGCACCGCGGCCGCCGGCTCGTCGACACCCCGGAGGGCGCGAAGAACGCCTGCGGGCGGGCCCGCAAGTCCTTCGTGTGCGGATTCCACGGCTGGACATACGGTCTCGACGGCGCCTGCACCCACATCCGCGAACAGGACGACTGGAAGGGCGCACTGACACCGCAGAACACCCACCTCGTTCCCGTTCAGGTGGACACCTGGGGCGGGTGGCTGTTCATCAACATGGACCCCGACTGCGAACCGTTGGCCGACTACCTGTTCCCCGCGGCCAAGATCCTCGACCCGTTCGGGCTGGAGAAGATGCGCTACCGCTGGCGCAAGTGGCTGTACTTCGACTGCAACTGGAAGGTCGCGCTGGAGGCCTTCAACGAGACCTACCACGTGTTCACCACCCACCCGGAGTTCAACAAGTTCGGTGAGTTCAGGGGCTGGGCCAAGGCGCAGGGCAAGCACAGCAACATCGGCTACGACGCGCCGAAAGACATGGAGGCCACCAAGTCCAAGATCCGGTTGGGCACCGGTGACGATCCCCGCGTCTCCACCGCCGAGATGCAGATGTACACCTGGGAGCAGACCAACGCCACCACCACCGAGACTCTGGTCAACGCCGCCAAGCGTCTGGTGGACGAACTGCCCGAGGGCACCCCGCCGGACAAGGTCCTCGAGCACTGGCTGGCCTCGGCCCGTCGCGACGACGAGGCTCGCGGGGTGATCTGGCCGACCATCCCGGCCGACATCCTCGGGCAGGCGGGCACCGCGTGGCAGATCTTCCCGAACTTCCAGATCGGCCAGGGTCTGACCACCGCGCTGTGCTACAGCGCGAAACCGCATCCCAGCTACGATCCCAACAAGTGCATCTTCGAAGTCGCCACGTTCGAGCTGTTCCCTAAAGGCCAAGAACCGCAGACCGAGTGGGAGTACACGCCCAAGGACAGCCCGAACTGGCTCTCTGTGCTGCCGCAGGACTTCTCCAACATGGCCGCGGTGCAGCAGGGCATGAAGTCGCTCGGCTTTCCCGGCACCAGGCCCAACCCCTATCGCGAACGCAGCACCGTCAACCTCCACTACCAACTGTCCAGATACATGGGCACCGGCGAACCACAGGAGCTTTCAGACTGA
- a CDS encoding flavin-containing monooxygenase, which yields MTETLGTSAQPCGPTDTPDDVDIDALREKYAQERAKRLRPEGSKQYVELTDDFAGYYEVDPYTPVTPRDPITEDIDVAVLGGGFGGLLSAAYLKKAGVDDVRIIELGGDFGGVWYWNRYPGIQCDNESYCYIPMLEELDFMPSKKFADGTEIYEHCRRIGKHFGLYDGAIFSTQVRNLSWDEEINRWRISTNRDDDIRARFVVMASGPFHRPKLPGIPGIKDFKGHSFHSSRWDYDYTGGDSTGNLHKLADKRVAVVGTGATAIQIVPYLAKDCQHLYVFQRTPSTVDERNNAPTDPEWVKSLKPGWQKERQRNFHAWTFEGMALGQPDLVCDFWTELGRNTAARVMALEDPASLTPEQFMAIREEEDYKIMERLRRRIAEIVKDPDTAEALKPYYRFLCKRPLSNDEYLPTFNRPNVTLVDVSESKGVERITEKGLVANGQEYEVDCIIYASGFEITTDISRRYSIEAIEGRDGLSLYDYWRDGYKTLHGMTSRGFPNQFYTGFTQVGISANIASNYELQGEHIAHIIAEALKRGATTVEPTQEAQDQWCQTIRDTAVDTSAFDASCTPGYYNNEGGGGGEGLRSHLGEPYGPGFYAFGDLLKEWRDKGDLDGLVLGT from the coding sequence ATGACCGAGACACTTGGTACCTCCGCACAGCCGTGCGGTCCGACGGACACCCCCGACGACGTCGACATCGATGCGCTGCGGGAGAAGTACGCCCAGGAGCGCGCCAAGCGACTGCGTCCGGAAGGCTCCAAGCAGTACGTCGAGCTGACCGACGACTTCGCGGGCTACTACGAAGTCGACCCCTACACGCCGGTCACGCCGCGTGACCCGATCACCGAGGACATCGACGTCGCGGTGCTGGGCGGTGGCTTCGGCGGACTGCTGTCCGCGGCGTACCTGAAGAAGGCCGGGGTGGACGACGTCCGCATCATCGAACTCGGCGGCGACTTCGGCGGGGTCTGGTACTGGAACCGCTATCCGGGGATCCAGTGCGACAACGAATCCTATTGCTACATCCCGATGCTCGAAGAGCTCGACTTCATGCCGTCGAAGAAGTTCGCCGACGGCACCGAGATCTACGAGCACTGCCGGCGCATCGGAAAGCACTTCGGGCTCTACGACGGCGCGATCTTCTCCACCCAGGTGCGCAACCTGAGCTGGGACGAGGAGATCAACCGGTGGCGGATCAGCACCAACCGCGACGACGACATCCGCGCCCGCTTCGTCGTCATGGCCTCCGGTCCGTTCCACCGGCCGAAACTGCCTGGCATCCCAGGCATCAAGGACTTCAAGGGGCACAGCTTCCACTCGTCGCGGTGGGACTACGACTACACCGGCGGTGACAGCACCGGAAACCTGCACAAGCTGGCCGACAAGCGGGTCGCGGTCGTCGGCACCGGCGCCACCGCCATCCAGATCGTCCCGTATCTGGCCAAGGACTGCCAGCACCTGTATGTGTTTCAACGCACCCCGTCCACGGTCGACGAACGCAACAACGCGCCGACGGATCCGGAGTGGGTGAAGTCGCTGAAGCCCGGCTGGCAGAAGGAGCGGCAGCGCAACTTCCACGCCTGGACCTTCGAGGGCATGGCGTTGGGCCAGCCGGATCTGGTGTGCGACTTCTGGACTGAGCTGGGCCGCAACACCGCCGCACGGGTGATGGCGCTCGAGGATCCGGCGTCGCTGACCCCCGAGCAGTTCATGGCGATCCGTGAGGAAGAGGACTACAAGATCATGGAGCGGCTACGCCGCCGGATCGCCGAGATCGTGAAGGACCCCGACACCGCGGAGGCGCTCAAGCCCTACTACCGCTTCCTGTGCAAGCGACCGCTGTCCAACGACGAGTATTTACCCACCTTCAACCGGCCCAACGTCACCCTGGTCGACGTGTCGGAATCCAAAGGCGTCGAACGGATCACGGAGAAGGGCCTGGTCGCCAACGGCCAGGAGTACGAGGTCGACTGCATCATCTACGCCAGCGGCTTCGAGATCACCACCGACATCAGCAGGCGGTATTCGATCGAGGCCATCGAGGGCCGCGACGGGCTGTCGCTCTACGACTACTGGCGCGACGGGTACAAGACCCTGCACGGCATGACCAGCCGTGGCTTCCCCAACCAGTTCTACACCGGTTTCACGCAAGTCGGCATCTCGGCGAACATCGCGTCGAACTACGAACTGCAGGGTGAGCACATCGCCCACATCATCGCCGAGGCGCTGAAGCGCGGCGCCACCACGGTGGAGCCGACGCAAGAGGCTCAGGACCAGTGGTGCCAGACGATCCGCGACACCGCCGTCGACACCTCGGCCTTCGACGCGTCCTGCACGCCCGGCTACTACAACAACGAAGGCGGTGGCGGCGGGGAGGGGCTGCGGTCCCATCTCGGCGAGCCCTACGGCCCGGGCTTCTATGCGTTCGGCGACCTGCTCAAAGAGTGGCGCGACAAGGGTGACCTAGATGGGCTCGTCCTCGGAACCTAG
- a CDS encoding Vgb family protein, translated as MTPSATGSLPQARYTGPNPTVTEGWQLQRLTAPSRLFGANGLRTGPDGRVYVAQVTGSQISALDLGTGQLATISAKGGDIVAPDDVAFDTSGNLYATEVMDGRVSVRDPRGQTRVLRDDLPCANGITVYQDRLFINECRDGGRLMELDRATGAAQILLTDLASPNAMEVGPDGWLYYPLMTANEIWRVDPNAGEHAEPQRVTADLGVPDAVKFDPQGFIVSTQVASGQVLRIDPRTGDKTLLAQLTPGLDNLTLVGDRVVVSNFTGELTEISSTGQTRTVLPGGLNWPLDLAVGDDGTLYVADGTYFYAVESHGSLRTVGMLFTPGYPGFLRGLAPVGAGAFVVATSGGQIGRYRPADGETDYLADGFDQLYGVAVGPDGDIVFAELGTGRVHSLRSGSTEVLASGLQDPVGVVFDGDGRPLVAESGAGRVVRLTDSSETVVDGLQRPQGIHVADGVLYIVDAGAKELVAFDLGSKVRTTIASGLPVGAPPGVEPKPLKGMPPFSGPQGPFAGITMGADGTLYVAADGDGSVLALRRTGT; from the coding sequence ATGACGCCATCCGCGACGGGGTCGCTCCCACAGGCCCGCTACACCGGGCCGAATCCGACCGTCACCGAGGGCTGGCAGCTGCAGCGCCTCACCGCCCCGAGCCGATTGTTCGGCGCCAACGGTCTGCGCACCGGACCCGACGGACGCGTCTACGTCGCTCAGGTGACCGGAAGCCAGATCAGCGCCCTAGATCTGGGCACCGGCCAACTGGCCACCATCAGCGCCAAGGGCGGCGACATCGTGGCACCCGACGACGTCGCCTTCGACACCAGCGGCAACCTATACGCCACCGAGGTGATGGACGGACGGGTCAGCGTGCGCGATCCCCGCGGCCAGACCCGCGTGCTGCGCGACGACCTGCCCTGCGCCAACGGCATCACCGTGTATCAGGACCGGCTGTTCATCAACGAGTGCCGTGACGGCGGGCGGTTGATGGAACTCGATCGCGCCACCGGCGCCGCACAGATTCTGCTGACCGATCTCGCCTCGCCCAACGCGATGGAGGTCGGCCCAGACGGCTGGCTGTACTACCCGCTGATGACAGCCAACGAGATCTGGCGCGTCGACCCGAACGCCGGTGAACATGCTGAGCCGCAACGGGTTACCGCGGATCTGGGCGTTCCGGATGCGGTGAAGTTCGACCCGCAGGGCTTTATCGTGTCGACCCAGGTGGCCAGCGGGCAGGTGCTGCGCATCGACCCGCGCACGGGTGACAAGACGCTGCTGGCGCAGCTCACCCCGGGGCTGGACAACCTCACGTTGGTCGGCGATCGGGTGGTGGTCTCCAACTTCACCGGTGAGCTCACCGAGATCTCCAGCACCGGCCAGACCCGTACGGTGCTGCCCGGTGGCCTGAACTGGCCGCTGGATCTGGCGGTCGGCGACGACGGCACCCTCTACGTCGCCGACGGCACCTACTTCTATGCCGTCGAATCCCACGGGTCGCTACGGACCGTCGGAATGCTGTTCACGCCGGGCTATCCCGGCTTCCTGCGCGGATTGGCACCCGTTGGGGCGGGCGCCTTCGTAGTCGCCACCTCCGGCGGCCAGATCGGCCGGTACCGCCCCGCCGACGGCGAGACCGATTATCTCGCTGATGGATTCGACCAGCTCTACGGCGTCGCGGTCGGGCCCGACGGCGACATCGTGTTCGCCGAACTCGGCACCGGCCGGGTGCACTCGCTGCGGTCAGGCAGCACCGAGGTGCTGGCGTCGGGGCTACAGGATCCGGTGGGGGTCGTGTTCGACGGCGACGGGCGCCCGCTGGTCGCCGAATCCGGCGCCGGCCGGGTGGTGCGGCTGACCGATTCGTCCGAAACGGTCGTCGACGGGCTGCAGCGGCCGCAGGGAATCCATGTCGCTGACGGCGTCCTCTACATCGTCGACGCCGGAGCCAAAGAGCTCGTCGCGTTCGACCTGGGCAGCAAGGTGCGCACCACGATCGCCTCGGGCCTTCCGGTCGGCGCTCCGCCCGGCGTGGAGCCCAAGCCGCTCAAGGGAATGCCGCCGTTCTCGGGACCTCAGGGTCCGTTCGCGGGCATCACCATGGGAGCCGACGGCACGCTGTACGTCGCGGCCGACGGCGACGGAAGTGTGCTGGCGCTGCGCCGGACCGGGACATGA
- a CDS encoding SDR family NAD(P)-dependent oxidoreductase — protein MTELLRLDGRIVVVSGAGGGGIGTTVTRMAAQAGATVVAVSRSKENLDEHVAPLAAQGLAVVPVAADASTDEGIDTVLDQVRRTEGTLYGLVNIAGGAAPATWMPATRVTRDDWRALFAANLETAFFMGRAVAAEIRQQGNPGSIVSVSSISGMNTAPFHIAYGTAKAAVAAMTRTMAVELALDNIRVNAVAPGVTETAASRTYVDEDPDRDRRAIAMGRRGRPEEQAGAILFLLSDLSSYITGQTLLVDGGLNLKWTHLDADNTSLFLKDESFRTEIKRF, from the coding sequence GTGACCGAGCTTCTGAGGCTGGACGGCCGCATCGTCGTGGTGTCGGGGGCCGGTGGCGGCGGCATCGGCACCACCGTGACCCGGATGGCCGCGCAGGCCGGCGCCACGGTGGTGGCGGTCAGCCGGTCCAAGGAGAACCTCGACGAACACGTCGCGCCGCTGGCCGCGCAGGGGCTGGCGGTGGTGCCGGTGGCCGCCGACGCGTCGACCGACGAGGGCATCGACACCGTGCTGGATCAGGTGCGCCGCACCGAGGGCACCCTGTACGGCCTTGTCAACATCGCGGGCGGCGCGGCGCCCGCGACGTGGATGCCCGCCACCCGGGTGACCCGCGACGACTGGCGGGCGTTGTTCGCCGCCAACCTCGAAACGGCGTTCTTCATGGGCCGGGCCGTCGCCGCCGAGATCCGACAACAGGGCAACCCCGGGTCGATCGTGTCGGTGTCGTCGATCAGCGGCATGAACACGGCGCCCTTCCATATCGCCTACGGCACCGCCAAGGCCGCCGTCGCCGCGATGACGCGCACGATGGCCGTCGAGCTGGCGCTCGACAACATCCGCGTCAACGCCGTGGCGCCGGGAGTGACCGAAACGGCCGCGTCGCGCACCTACGTCGACGAGGACCCAGACCGTGACCGTCGCGCGATCGCGATGGGCCGTCGCGGCCGGCCGGAGGAACAGGCGGGCGCGATCCTGTTTCTGCTGTCCGACCTGTCGAGCTACATCACCGGTCAGACATTGCTCGTCGACGGTGGGCTGAACCTCAAGTGGACGCATCTGGACGCCGACAACACCTCGTTGTTCCTCAAAGACGAATCCTTCCGCACCGAGATCAAGCGGTTTTAG